In the Alistipes sp. ZOR0009 genome, one interval contains:
- a CDS encoding ATP-dependent nuclease: MYISKVSLVNYRNFANANFQFNKGINTIIGENGSGKTNVFNAIRLLLEDVSLAYAYKLKESDFNRTLEKGKWKGHWIIISIEFDDLSNEEAIQSLFIHGVGIAEEDFVKKATYNLYFRPKADIRQRLAELNEGDTEGLQAILDTITIQDNYETVFTGKSTADFNNPEVYKELVGDFDNVIFPSVIDASKFGAKIPHQLSISKEISFTFVQALRDVMSDFHNNRTNPLLTLLRNKCGEIREEDYQPISDLVLKLNERIEDLPDVQEIRSDIKSTIQDAVGLTYSPSSLSIRSSVPSEAEKLLQSLKLFIGEPGEDYEGGIHELSLGGANLIFLTLKLLEFKYRKSKDSFANFLIIEEPEAHIHNHIQKTLFDKLDYGDTQIIYSTHSTQISEVSNVENINILAKKLNYAEVYQPATGLSPESVNQIQRYLDAVRTNLLFAKGVILVEGDAEEILIPIMVKKVFGVSLDELGISLINIRSTGFENVAQLFHDTRIKRKCAILTDLDDAICDTTIKETDSEPDKKYKNKIAGSKRKGLERKAKLDDFEASNNWIKAFYAKHTFEVDFITEGNEREVKKIIKQVYTDQDTIDQAKSDIANDSVEVYGKRVLTMAKQEGKGWFAIMLGKHISYKTEIPTYIVDAILFTKETYSANIVADIIEYRMNKHFEDNNTLDFNLCRKNLKKYRTEEATLDDLAFYLDLVIPGDQILTLIDKLK; this comes from the coding sequence ATGTACATATCTAAAGTAAGCCTCGTTAATTACCGAAATTTTGCAAATGCAAACTTTCAATTCAACAAAGGAATTAACACCATTATAGGTGAGAATGGCTCTGGTAAAACGAACGTGTTTAATGCAATCCGGCTTCTCTTAGAAGACGTTTCTTTGGCATACGCTTATAAACTCAAAGAAAGCGACTTTAATAGAACTTTAGAAAAAGGTAAGTGGAAAGGACATTGGATTATCATCAGCATAGAATTTGACGATTTAAGTAATGAAGAAGCCATTCAATCCTTATTTATTCATGGAGTCGGTATAGCAGAAGAAGATTTTGTAAAAAAAGCTACTTACAATCTTTATTTTCGACCAAAGGCAGATATCAGACAAAGGCTTGCTGAATTGAATGAAGGTGACACGGAAGGTTTACAAGCCATACTTGACACTATAACGATTCAGGATAACTATGAAACTGTCTTTACAGGAAAGAGCACCGCTGACTTTAACAATCCAGAAGTATATAAAGAACTTGTAGGAGATTTTGATAATGTCATATTTCCATCCGTAATTGACGCTTCAAAATTTGGCGCAAAAATTCCGCATCAATTATCAATATCAAAGGAAATCTCATTTACTTTCGTTCAGGCATTGAGAGATGTTATGAGCGATTTTCATAATAACAGAACTAATCCTTTGCTTACACTATTGAGAAATAAATGCGGAGAAATAAGAGAGGAAGATTATCAGCCTATTAGTGATTTGGTTTTAAAACTTAATGAACGTATTGAAGATTTACCTGATGTACAAGAAATAAGGTCTGACATTAAATCAACCATACAAGATGCGGTAGGACTTACTTATTCTCCATCTTCTTTATCAATAAGATCAAGCGTGCCGAGCGAAGCGGAAAAACTGTTACAATCTTTAAAATTATTTATTGGCGAACCAGGAGAAGACTACGAAGGCGGTATCCACGAATTGAGTTTAGGTGGAGCTAATCTTATTTTTTTAACCCTAAAATTATTGGAATTTAAGTATAGAAAGTCAAAAGACTCATTTGCAAATTTCCTAATCATTGAAGAACCTGAAGCGCATATCCATAATCATATTCAAAAGACATTATTTGATAAACTAGATTATGGTGATACACAGATCATTTACTCCACACATTCAACACAGATTTCTGAAGTTAGCAATGTTGAGAATATCAACATACTCGCTAAAAAACTAAACTATGCTGAAGTTTACCAACCGGCAACAGGTTTATCGCCAGAAAGTGTAAATCAAATACAGCGTTATTTAGATGCTGTAAGAACAAATCTACTATTTGCAAAGGGAGTAATATTAGTCGAAGGCGATGCAGAAGAAATATTGATACCTATTATGGTAAAGAAAGTATTTGGCGTAAGCCTTGATGAATTAGGGATTAGCCTTATAAATATTAGAAGTACAGGTTTCGAGAATGTTGCTCAGCTTTTTCATGATACACGAATAAAAAGAAAATGTGCGATCCTGACAGATTTAGATGATGCGATTTGCGATACAACGATAAAAGAAACTGATAGCGAACCGGACAAAAAGTATAAAAACAAAATAGCAGGTTCTAAGCGAAAGGGTTTAGAACGTAAAGCAAAACTTGACGACTTTGAAGCAAGCAACAATTGGATAAAAGCATTTTATGCCAAACATACATTTGAAGTTGATTTTATTACTGAGGGTAATGAAAGGGAAGTAAAAAAAATTATCAAGCAAGTATATACAGATCAGGATACTATTGATCAGGCTAAATCAGATATTGCGAATGACAGTGTAGAAGTTTACGGAAAGCGTGTCTTGACAATGGCTAAGCAGGAAGGCAAAGGTTGGTTTGCTATTATGTTGGGGAAACATATTTCTTACAAAACTGAAATTCCGACGTATATAGTTGATGCAATCCTTTTTACTAAGGAAACATATTCAGCAAATATTGTTGCAGATATTATTGAGTACAGAATGAATAAACATTTTGAAGATAATAACACCTTAGATTTTAACTTATGCCGTAAAAATCTAAAGAAATATAGAACAGAAGAAGCAACCTTAGATGATCTTGCTTTTTATTTAGATCTGGTAATACCTGGAGAC
- a CDS encoding DUF6575 domain-containing protein, giving the protein MNKQLHILQILVYYDIPEIFIATDEVGTKYLCLLVDVDNESILYVSTAISAKRLTEFINGRVDLRDVFVTPETNQIYSFDKISDNIEASLFDGVKLPEEYLPEVGFKYEKPLEENKLILNEALEKNNAIVHLAVSDSNDNYSIDADDFGDIVKLYQVIIENSYKKEIARQNIKNKKPYYIPQNYKLRAFASSYSSFNLHMYSTSQVDLFGNSIIELGLSKFEEIIRDFDSNDEYIESLRTVKGHTISSFKKLIKKLIDCDIKIKHKWYSLGQENVHFSTINKTKAQKIYDILTLTEELAEERKEFEGYFVQVDVEKGTWRIYNIEDEKEYSGEVQDDLLQGVTVKTEIYKIDCLEIVEELKVAEKEKVKYILTNIERKQ; this is encoded by the coding sequence ATGAACAAACAACTTCACATATTGCAAATCTTAGTATATTACGATATACCTGAGATTTTTATTGCAACGGACGAAGTTGGAACAAAATATCTTTGCTTATTGGTTGATGTTGATAATGAATCAATATTGTATGTATCAACCGCAATTTCAGCGAAGAGATTAACTGAATTTATTAATGGTCGAGTTGACTTAAGAGATGTATTTGTTACTCCTGAAACAAATCAAATTTATTCGTTTGACAAGATTTCGGACAATATTGAAGCAAGTTTGTTTGACGGAGTAAAATTGCCTGAAGAATATTTACCTGAAGTTGGGTTTAAGTATGAAAAGCCTCTCGAAGAAAATAAACTGATATTAAACGAAGCTTTAGAAAAGAACAATGCGATAGTTCATCTTGCAGTTTCGGATAGCAATGATAATTACAGCATTGATGCTGATGACTTTGGAGATATAGTTAAGTTATATCAAGTAATTATTGAAAATAGTTATAAAAAAGAGATTGCGAGACAAAATATTAAAAATAAAAAGCCATATTATATTCCACAGAATTATAAACTCCGTGCATTTGCATCATCATATAGTTCATTCAATCTACACATGTATTCAACATCCCAAGTTGATTTGTTTGGCAATTCTATAATTGAGTTGGGATTATCGAAATTTGAGGAAATTATACGTGATTTTGATAGTAATGATGAATATATTGAATCCCTTAGGACAGTAAAAGGACATACAATTAGTAGTTTTAAAAAACTTATTAAAAAGTTGATTGATTGCGATATAAAAATTAAACATAAATGGTATTCTCTTGGACAAGAAAACGTTCACTTTTCAACAATAAATAAAACCAAAGCTCAAAAAATATATGACATTTTAACATTAACTGAGGAATTGGCTGAGGAAAGGAAGGAATTCGAAGGGTATTTTGTACAGGTTGATGTCGAAAAGGGAACTTGGAGAATCTATAACATTGAAGATGAAAAGGAATATAGTGGTGAAGTTCAAGATGATTTATTACAAGGGGTAACTGTTAAGACTGAAATATATAAAATAGACTGTCTGGAAATAGTTGAAGAATTGAAAGTAGCAGAAAAGGAAAAAGTGAAATATATCTTGACTAATATTGAAAGGAAACAATAA